A single region of the Salvia miltiorrhiza cultivar Shanhuang (shh) chromosome 8, IMPLAD_Smil_shh, whole genome shotgun sequence genome encodes:
- the LOC131000540 gene encoding ABC transporter G family member 3 encodes MEEIQSQSDHYRSSSSSASSPASRVPSSNFFYLRKPGAFRQPISFEDSPDWEDTDIEVKVEEGGADSINTATTPVSPSLSKINSGSLASPPLPEGANVARKTAGASIAWKDLTVTIKGKRKYSDKVVKSSNGYAFPGTMTVIMGPAKSGKSTLLRALAGRLPDSARTYGEVFINGVKSHLPYGAYGFVERESTLIGSLTVREYLYYSALLQLPGFIYKKRSAVEDAIHAMSLGDYANKLIGGHCYMKGLRSGERRRVTIARELVMRPHILFIDEPLYHLDSVSALLMMVTLKKLASTGCTLIFTIYQSSTEVFGLFDRICLLSNGNTLFFGETLACLQHFSNAGFPCPIMQSPSDHFLRAINTDFDRIIAMCKNWQDDHGELSSVNMDTAVAIRTLEATYKSSADAAAVETMILKLTDKEGPLLRSKGRASCAIKIAILTWRSLLIMSREWKYYWLRLIIYMFLALCIGTVFSGLGHSLSSVGTRVGAIFLFVSFTSLLSIAGVPAQLKDIKIFICEEANRHSGTLVFLIGQLLSSIPFLFLLSISSSLVFYFLVGLRDDFSLLVYFALNFFTCLLVNEGLVLLVASICQNTFWSIIILINIHMVMMLSAGLFRIRSALPRVVWMYPTSYIAFHTYSIQGLLENEYSGTSFAVGQVRSLSGYQALQNVYDVSVDSSSKWENLLILFLMALGYRLLVFVLLQFRVRKALFSHCVSCCSNNTNNPR; translated from the exons ATGGAAGAAATACAGTCTCAATCGGATCACTATAGGTCCTCATCGTCTTCAGCTAGTAGCCCAGCAAGTAGAGTGCCTTCAAGCAATTTCTTCTACTTAAGAAAACCGGGTGCATTTAGACAACCGATTTCATTTGAGGACTCGCCCGACTGGGAAGATACAGATATTGAAGTGAAGGTGGAGGAAGGAGGAGCCGACTCAATTAATACTGCTACTACTCCTGTCTCCCCTTCCCTCTCAAAGATCAATAGTGGCTCACTTGCATCACCACCTTTGCCCGAGGGTGCTAATGTTGCACGAAAGACTGCAGGAGCCTCGATTGCGTGGAAGGATTTGACAGTCACTATAAAGGGTAAAAGAAAGTACTCTGACAAGGTCGTAAAGAGTTCAAATGGATATGCGTTCCCAGGAACAATGACAGTGATCATGGGTCCTGCCAAATCGGGCAAATCAACGCTCTTAAGAGCTCTTGCAG GGAGACTGCCTGATTCAGCTAGAACTTATGGCGAGGTATTTATTAATGGTGTAAAATCGCACTTGCCATATGGAGCATAT GGATTTGTTGAAAGAGAAAGCACGCTTATTGGGTCGTTGACTGTGCGCGAGTACCTTTACTACTCAGCACTGCTTCAGCTTCCGGGCTTCATTTATAAGAAGAGGAGTGCAGTGGAGGATGCCATCCATGCCATGTCATTGGGGGATTATGCAAATAAGCTCATAGGTGGGCACTGTTATATGAAGGGTCTTCGCAGTGGGGAGAGAAGACGAGTAACAATTGCCCGGGAGCTTGTCATGAGACCGCATATCTTATTCATTGATGAGCCTCTTTATCATCTCGACAG CGTATCAGCACTTTTAATGATGGTTACCCTGAAGAAGCTTGCCAGCACAGGATGCACTCTAATATTCACCATTTACCAGAGCAGTACAGAAGTGTTTGGCCTTTTCGATAGAATTTGTCTTCTTTCTAATGGAAACACATTGTTCTTCGGGGAAACACTTGCTTGTTTGCAG CATTTCTCAAATGCTGGATTTCCTTGCCCTATCATGCAAAGTCCTTCCGATCACTTTCTGAGAGCTATAAATACAGATTTTGATAGGATTATTGCCATGTGCAAAAACTGGCAG GATGACCATGGGGAGCTTTCATCAGTTAATATGGACACTGCTGTGGCGATACGCACTCTTGAAGCAACATATAAATCATCTGCAGATGCTGCTGCTGTTGAGACTATGATTTTGAAGCTCACTGACAAG GAAGGTCCGCTTCTCAGAAGCAAAGGTAGGGCAAGCTGTGCCATCAAAATTGCAATATTGACTTGGAGATCTTTGTTGATTATGTCGAGGGAGTGGAAATACTATTGGCTTCGTTTAATTATATACATGTTTCTGGCACTATGTATTGGTACAGTATTCTCTGGTTTGGGGCACTCGTTATCTTCAGTCGGG ACAAGAGTTGGAGCTATATTTTTATTCGTATCATTTACATCGCTTCTGAGCATAGCTGGTGTCCCCGCACAGCTCAAAGACATCAAG ATATTCATCTGTGAAGAGGCAAACCGGCACTCTGGGACATTGGTCTTTCTCATCGGACAATTACTCTCGAGTATCCCGTTCTTGTTTCTCCTCTCCATCTCATCGAGTTTGGTCTTCTATTTCCTAGTCGGGCTGAGGGACGATTTCAGCTTGTTGGTGTACTTTGCCCTCAACTTCTTCACGTGCCTTTTAGTTAACGAGGGACTGGTGCTACTCGTGGCTTCTATTTGCCAAAACACTTTCTGGAGCatcataatattaattaatatacat ATGGTGATGATGCTTTCAGCCGGACTCTTTAGGATTCGAAGTGCTTTGCCACGGGTAGTATGGATGTATCCTACATCATACATCGCTTTCCACACTTACTCTATCCAG GGGCTCTTGGAGAACGAGTACAGTGGGACGTCGTTCGCGGTGGGGCAGGTAAGGTCGTTATCAGGTTATCAAGCCCTCCAAAATGTATACGATGTATCGGTTGACAGCAGCTCCAAGTGGGAGAATTTGCTCATACTGTTTCTCATGGCGCTTGGTTATCGTCTTCTTGTTTTCGTTTTGCTGCAGTTTCGTGTTAGAAAGGCCTTGTTTTCTCATTGCGTTTCGTGTTGTAGTAATAACACCAACAATCCCAGATAA